A window of the Hevea brasiliensis isolate MT/VB/25A 57/8 chromosome 6, ASM3005281v1, whole genome shotgun sequence genome harbors these coding sequences:
- the LOC110657017 gene encoding protein farnesyltransferase/geranylgeranyltransferase type-1 subunit alpha: MDSGEDLRPEEIVPLSQRPEWSDVVPVPQDDGPNPVVPIAYKPEFEETMNYFRAIYLSDERSPRALQLTHLAILVNPGNYTVWHFRRLVLEALNTDLYEELDYVEGIAKKNTKNYQIWHHRRWIAKKLGTDATAKELQFTKKILSLDAKNYNAWSHRQWVLQALGGWEDELDFCGQLLKDDVFNNSAWNQRYFVITRSPLLGGLKVVRESEVKYTVEAILANPENESPWRYLRGLYKGDTQSWINDHLVSFVCLKVLNVKTNHVFALSMLLDLLRHGFQANQEFRDAVDALWISNSEPLETDLAKAVCSVLESLDPMRVNYWTSRKSKLPVSA; this comes from the exons ATGGATTCCGGCGAAGACCTGCGGCCGGAGGAGATTGTGCCACTGAGCCAGAGACCAGAGTGGTCGGACGTCGTTCCCGTCCCCCAAGACGACGGTCCCAATCCAGTGGTTCCCATCGCCTACAAGCCAGAGTTCGAGGAGACTATGAACTACTTCCGCGCTATCTATCTCTCCGATGAGCGATCCCCTCGCGCCCTCCAACTCACCCACCTAGCCATCCTCGTCAATCCCGGCAATTACACT GTTTGGCATTTCAGGCGTCTTGTACTTGAGGCACTCAATACAGACCTGTATGAAGAGCTGGATTATGTTGAAGGGATTGCCAAGAAAAACACCAAAAACTATCAGATATG GCATCATAGGCGGTGGATTGCTAAGAAGTTAGGGACTGATGCTACTGCTAAGGAACTTCAGTTTACCAAGAAGATTCTTTCCCTTGATGCTAAAAATTATAATGCGTGGTCCCACAGGCAG tGGGTATTGCAGGCTTTAGGAGGATGGGAAGATGAACTTGACTTTTGTGGGCAGCTCCTTAAAGATGATGTGTTTAACAACTCTGCTTGGAATCAG agatattttgttataacTCGATCTCCTTTGCTGGGAGGCCTAAAAGTCGTGAGAGAGTCTGAAGTAAAGTATACAGTTGAGGCCATTTTAGCTAACCCTGAGAATGAGAGCCCGTGGAGATATCTTCGAGGCCTCTACAAAGGTGACACCCAATCTTGGATTAATGATCATCTAGTCTCTTTTGTATGTTTGAAGGTTTTAAATGTCAAGACCAACCATGTATTTGCTCTGAGCATGCTCTTGGATCTTCTCCGCCAtggttttcaagcaaaccaaGAGTTTAGAGATGCTGTTGATGCTCTGTGGATATCAAACTCAGAGCCACTGGAGACTGACTTGGCAAAAGCAGTATGTTCTGTTTTGGAGTCTCTGGATCCAATGAGAGTTAACTACTGGACTTCGCGCAAGAGCAAGCTGCCTGTGTCGGCCTAA